Proteins from one Rosa chinensis cultivar Old Blush chromosome 7, RchiOBHm-V2, whole genome shotgun sequence genomic window:
- the LOC112178778 gene encoding isoamylase 3, chloroplastic, producing the protein MKLCHYQHHHNQNSNRERSKMLLRTPHLYDSNVSKFPLFASSSPFSTTQAGASPCMVASPVLDVGLKLSKQATGSNQQGLVRKTRDHVMHSTGNAYGQGAQGSVLEEEAQLAETSQSWKTFPGQAFPLGVSEVDTGVNFAIFSQHATAVTLCIKLEERGQFGGPDGGMTELALDPKENKTGDIWHICIKDFPRSNVLYGYRIDGPQGWQQGHRFDSSIVLIDPYAKLVEGRRYFGDSREKLSGFLGTYDFDSLPFDWGDNYKLPNIPENDLVIYEMNVRAFTADESSGLDPDVRGSYCGLIDKIPHLLELGINAVELLPVFEFDEFEFQRRSNPRDHMINTWGYSTINFFAPMSRYASAGGGPLKASHEFKEMVKALHGAGIEVILDVVYNHTNEADDAYPYTTSFRGIDNKVYYMLDPNNGQLLNFSGCGNTFNCNHPVVMELVLESLRHWVTEYHVDGFRFDLASALCRGADGAPLDAPPLIRAIAKDAILSRCKVISEPWDCGGLYLVGRFPNWDRWAEWNGIYRDDLRRFIKGDSGMKGSFATRVSGSADLYKTNKRKPYHSINFIIAHDGFTLYDLVSYNFKHNDANGEGGNDGSNDNLSWNCGYEGETDDSTVKAIRSRQMKNFHLALMISQGTPMMLMGDEYGHTRYGNNNSYGHDTAINHFQWGLLESRKNNHFRFFKEVINYRRTHRVFGRDSFLEKSDVTWHEGNWDNYESKFLAFTFHDNNGGDIYMAFNAHDYFIEVPIPSPPEKRIWFRVVDTNLESPNDFVLEGVPGIRGTYNMAPYSSILLEAK; encoded by the exons ATGAAACTGTGCCATTATCAACATCATCATAATCAGAATAGCAATCGAGAAAGATCAAAGATGCTCCTGCGTACCCCACATTTGTACGATTCAAATGTCTCCAAATTCCCGCTCTTtgcatcatcatcaccattttCGACAACTCAGGCCGGTGCTTCACCGTGTATGGTAGCTTCCCCTGTTCTTGATGTTGG GTTGAAGTTGAGTAAACAAGCAACGGGCAGCAATCAGCAAGGGCTTGTGAGAAAG ACCCGGGATCATGTCATGCATAGCACGGGTAATGCGTACGGTCAGGGTGCTCAGGGAAGTGTGCTAGAG GAAGAAGCCCAACTGGCAGAGACCAGCCAGTCATGGAAAACTTTTCCAGGTCAGGCTTTTCCGCTGGGTGTATCAGAAGTTGATACTGGTGTCAATTTTGCCATTTTCTCACAGCACGCAACCGCTGTCACACTTTGCATTAAGCTTGAAGAGAG GGGACAGTTTGGAGGGCCAGATGGTGGAATGACTGAGCTGGCTTTGGATCCTAAAGAGAACAAGACAGGCGACATTTGGCACATATGTATAAAG GATTTTCCCCGTAGCAATGTCCTTTATGGTTACCGTATTGATGGACCTCAAGGTTGGCAGCAAGGGCATCGGTTTGACAGCAGCATTGTACTAATAGATCCTTATGCGAAGCTAGTTGAAGGCCGCCGGTATTTTGGAGATTCCAGAGAAAAGTTATCTGGGTTTCTTGGTACCTATGATTTTGATAGCTTGCCTTTTGATTGGGGAGACAACTACAAGCTTCCAAATATACCCGAG AATGATCTTGTTATATATGAAATGAATGTTCGTGCATTTACAGCTGATGAATCCAGTGGTCTGGATCCAGATGTTCGTGGTAGCTACTGTGGTCTGATTGACAAG ATTCCACACCTTCTAGAGCTCGGCATCAATGCTGTAGAGTTGCTGCCTGTCTTTGAATTTGATGAGTTTGAGTTTCAAAGGCGTTCAAATCCTAGAGATCACATG ATTAATACGTGGGGCTACTCAACAATAAACTTCTTTGCCCCTATGAGCCGTTATGCGAGTGCTGGTGGAGGACCCCTTAAAGCTTCCCATGAATTTAAAGAAATGGTTAAAGCCTTGCATGGTGCTGGGATAGAG GTCATTTTGGATGTTGTCTATAACCATACAAATGAAGCTGATGATGCCTACCCTTATACCACTTCATTTCGTGGCATAGATAATAAG GTTTATTACATGCTGGACCCAAACAATGGCCAATTACTGAACTTCTCGGGCTGTG GGAACACATTTAACTGTAACCATCCTGTTGTTATGGAGCTCGTTCTCGAGAGCTTAAGACACTG GGTCACTGAATACCATGTGGATGGATTTAGATTTGACCTTGCTAGTGCTCTTTGTCGGGGAGCAGATGGAGCTCCACTTGATGCGCCGCCACTTATCCGG GCTATCGCAAAGGATGCCATTCTATCGAGATGTAAAGTTATTTCTGAGCCTTGGGATTGTGGAGGCCTTTATCTTGTTGGAAGATTTCCAAACTGGGACAG GTGGGCTGAATGGAATGGAATATATCGTGACGACTTGAGGAGATTTATAAAG GGAGACTCAGGTATGAAAGGAAGTTTTGCAACTCGTGTTTCTGGATCTGCTGACCTTTACAAA ACAAATAAGCGCAAGCCTTATCACagtattaattttattattgcacATGATGGGTTCACACTATATGATCTCGTTTCATACAATTTCAAG CACAATGATGCTAACGGAGAAGGAGGAAATGATGGAAGTAATGATAATCTGAGCTGGAATTGTGGTTATGAAG GAGAAACCGATGATTCTACTGTTAAAGCTATACGCTCCCGGCAAATGAAAAACTTCCATCTGGCGTTGATGATCTCTCAG GGAACACCAATGATGCTGATGGGAGATGAATATGGGCATACTCGATATGGAAATAACAACAGTTATGGACATGATACTGCTATTAACCATTTCCAGTGGGGACTG TTGGAATCACGGAAGAATAATCACTTCAGGTTTTTCAAAGAGGTGATAAACTATCGAAGAACACATCGTGTATTTGGCCGTGATAGTTTTCTTGAGAAA AGTGATGTGACATGGCATGAAGGCAACTGGGACAATTATGAGAGCAAGTTTCTTGCATTTAC